GCTAGCTAACGGCTACTAACGACCACGAGAGTTATTTATATCGATTCTTATGCTTTTAACGTTTTAAAATAGGAAATGAAGTAAACTCAAAACTTCATCGATCTCTACAAATAATATGAAAGCATCCAATATGTTAAAAACCTTCAGAATTACTCATTTCTGTTCTTTACAAGAATCTACCCAAAAAAAATACGGTGATAAGCTTCAAAAGATTACTGCACTTGCGGAAGATCGAACCATCCGACCTACTATCCAGCTAGCTAATACCACGGCTGCACACGAAGCCCTTTTATCGCGGTGAGTCATTGGGCCAAGTCATCAAGACTAGTCATCACTGCGGCTTTCACTTCAGCATATCCGATCCCTGACTCCCAGGTGGAGTTGTATATTGAGATACAAGTGTTACGTCTCTGTGCGTTGCATGCATGAACGCGTTGCTCTCTCATTGGATCTTCTCCATCTTTCTCTGCAGAGTTTCTCTCATCCTCTATATGATTGATATTGCAGCACATCTCTATCTTTCTCCAATTCAATCATCCTAGCTAGTTCAGACATATCCATTAAACAAACAAAAACCTATCTCTACCAGGAGTTAGAGCGCCACAGTCGACCTAGAACCCTTATGTGTTCGTTATATACAGAGAGAGAGAGAGAGAGGTGCCGTCTTCAACAAATTAAGATATATATCATTTGCAGATCTGTCTTTGAATTCGTTCTTGGATTAATTTGAAGGAAGTTCTGGTCTATCCCACCATCCAAATCATCAAGTCGATCGATCGATATATGCAATAACAATGCCGACTGAGGTACACCACCAGCTGCCTGATCATCATGACTCCAGACCTATGAGTACTACTCTTTGGTACGTACGTTTAGTTGTTATTCTTATGATTGTGATCTTGATTGGTATTGGCATCTATGATTTTGCTCTATCATCTGAATTGGATTGGATTCTGATAAGGCTTTTCGTTAAGTGTCCTTGAAATCAAAGAGCATGGACTGCCCTGTGTCAATCTCTAATTAGAACCTAGAAATTAAGGATCGAACTCATTAAGAAGTATTATATATCTATACTTATAGTGGGAACTCTGTAGGCAAAACACTAACTGATGGGACACTAAATTTATTCAGTCTTTTCCAGCACTTGTGTTAGTTGTTCTGTGCTACTCAAGTCTTTAGTTGACAAGGCATGATAGCTAGACATATATAGCTGTTTCAACAGCTGTTGTTTCACAACGAATCCTTTGCTTCTAATTTCATTCGGGTCCATATACATATATAGAGGTCATATTTGTTAAACAGCAACAAGCGTGGCCCGTGAATCACATTGTACCGATATTGTCCTAACTTAACCACCTTTAAGGTGTTGGGTTTTAATCACAAAAAGCCTCGGTACAATTGGATAAGATTCATCCACATATAAGTTATATTTTATTTGTCACTTTTTTGATATGGGATCTCTTCTTCTCCAATACTTCTAATACGCCCCCTCACGTGCAACCTGACTCAAGGTCCGCACGTGGAATGAATCGGAACAGAACGAACCAAGGGACACTTGGTGACAATCCAATCGGAACATTCCGATGGTGAGATAAGAAGCCGAAACCGAGCGAGAGAATAGAATCTCGGACCGGATGAGAGAATGAAACCAAATCGGGCCCATGAGAATTGGAGAAGTAATTGGAGAGAGACCCGCTCTGATACCATGTTAAACAGCGACAATCGTGGCCCGTGGATCACATTGTACCGATACTGTCCCAACTTAACCATCTTTAAGGTGTTGGGTTTTAATTACAAAAGGTCTCAGTACAATTGGATAAGATCCATCCACATATAAGTTATATTTTATTTGTCACTTTTCTGATATGAGATCTATTCCTCTCTAATACTTCTAATAATATTTACATGTCTTTGGCAATTATCTTCCAGTAACCAAGATCAAGTTTTTGGTAAAGGTACGTTAACGTTGTCAATGTTCTCAGTGACAGTTTGATCATGCTATCAGTTTATTCTCCCCAAACATGATCACTATAGCCAAAATCTTGACCTTGGTCCTCAAAATGAGATTACCACGTGGCATACGAATTCACATGCATTTTCATCATCATGTGAACAAAATAACTGTGTCAAGTATTTCTTGCCTAAATTGAGTAACAATTGTTGATCTATTAATGTATTCTGCGATCTAAATTAGTGTATTCTGCATATGATCTATTAATTTGGAAATGTACCATGGTTCTACACCATACGATCGATGCGAGAGGTGTTTTAATGGAATACTGCTTACATTGTATTTATACACATCATTTCCAGGCTTGACAAAATGAAGGGTCTGTCTCATCAAGAAGATGAATTGGCCAAGTCAATACAGAAGAAGATTGTAAGGGAGAATTCGATAGCAAAGAAACCTGCTTCGAATCAAAAGAAGAGTTGCATATGCGCTCCAACCAACCATGAAGGTTCATTTAGGTGCCACCTACATCGAGTCAGAATAGAAGGACAACGTAAGTCGAACATCGATGTGAAGAATGCTCTTGATACTGATGGTAAACAGCCTAGGCTATCCAGATTCAGTAGGGATGCATCTGTTAGAGCATGCCATGACAACCTACCTTTAACGCACGATAACTGAGCAAGTTATGAAACGTTCTTTGGCTCTCTTCCATATATAGTTGAAACTGACAATAATAGTCTCAGACACGTTTTGCAAATAGTACGTACATCTTGAAGTTTTATTTTGTGTTTGTTCCGTTTGGCTCTAATTAAAGGACGTTTGTCAAGAGAATAATAGTCTCCGAAACGTTTTGCAAATGGGTGTAATTACGTACTGTTTGAAGTTTTTGGCCTAGCTTACGGTAATCGACTGATTGTACGTCATGCCCCATTATACTGATTGAACAGGACGTCTCAAAGTTTGAAGAAGAGAGAAACAAGAACTCAATAATTCGCAATAGTTTCCATACAAAAATTTATATAGTTATTAATATAGATGAGATTAACCCAATAACCACCTCCATTAAGACTATACCCTTAGGAACTACCTTGCTAGCCAATCTCTCTGTCCTGGAATAGATACAGACTATGTACGTCAATGCTTGAAACAACTAAGCTAGCAAACATATCAGATACAACTGTGGAGACCACTCAAAACACTTG
The window above is part of the Fragaria vesca subsp. vesca linkage group LG2, FraVesHawaii_1.0, whole genome shotgun sequence genome. Proteins encoded here:
- the LOC101295779 gene encoding uncharacterized protein LOC101295779, which codes for MPTEVHHQLPDHHDSRPMSTTLWLDKMKGLSHQEDELAKSIQKKIVRENSIAKKPASNQKKSCICAPTNHEGSFRCHLHRVRIEGQRKSNIDVKNALDTDGKQPRLSRFSRDASVRACHDNLPLTHDN